The Sporomusa termitida genome has a window encoding:
- a CDS encoding winged helix-turn-helix transcriptional regulator has translation MSRAAIRGLCPVTVKQMLLAQKLIAGKWKFVILLFLSDGTKRFNELNRLLPDISQGILTQQLRELERDGIVHREIYKEIPPKVEYSLTEIGRNFIPVLDQVLQWIQFYNEHDNKPGASNPAEKPSLVSLS, from the coding sequence ATGTCCAGAGCAGCCATCAGAGGCCTGTGTCCGGTCACAGTTAAGCAGATGCTGTTGGCCCAGAAATTAATCGCCGGCAAATGGAAATTTGTCATTTTGCTGTTTTTAAGTGATGGAACGAAACGATTTAATGAACTGAATAGATTGCTTCCCGATATTTCCCAAGGGATACTTACCCAACAGCTAAGAGAACTTGAGCGTGATGGAATCGTACATAGAGAAATATATAAAGAAATACCGCCCAAAGTAGAGTATTCATTAACTGAAATCGGGAGAAATTTCATCCCCGTTTTAGATCAGGTATTGCAATGGATACAATTTTATAACGAACACGACAATAAGCCGGGAGCAAGCAACCCGGCTGAAAAACCCTCTCTTGTTTCACTTAGCTAA
- a CDS encoding YbaN family protein produces the protein MKTVYVGLGLLFLGLGVIGIMLPLLPTVPFLLLASICFAKGSRRFYAWFTSTAIYRNHLQDLEENWSMPLKSKIGILTISTLMMSLPFFIVDNRLVHLFLLILLAVKYYVFLVKIKTTK, from the coding sequence GTGAAAACTGTCTATGTTGGCTTAGGGCTGTTGTTTCTGGGTCTGGGCGTAATCGGAATCATGCTCCCTTTACTGCCTACGGTCCCGTTTTTGCTGCTGGCATCGATTTGCTTTGCCAAGGGATCGCGCCGGTTTTACGCCTGGTTTACCTCAACAGCCATCTATCGCAACCACTTGCAGGATTTGGAAGAGAATTGGTCAATGCCGCTAAAATCAAAGATTGGCATCCTTACCATTTCTACGCTCATGATGAGCTTGCCTTTTTTTATAGTCGACAACAGGCTTGTGCACCTATTCCTGCTCATCCTGCTGGCTGTCAAATACTATGTTTTCCTCGTTAAGATCAAAACAACCAAATAG
- a CDS encoding heavy-metal-associated domain-containing protein, with translation MSERKTVLHIEGMACNGCRGKVEKRLAAIPGVTHVTVELAAKQATIIGSAEPAVVVKAVEELGFTVLCEL, from the coding sequence ATGAGTGAGCGAAAAACCGTATTGCATATTGAAGGCATGGCCTGCAACGGCTGCCGGGGGAAAGTCGAAAAAAGACTGGCCGCAATTCCCGGGGTGACGCATGTCACGGTTGAACTGGCAGCGAAACAGGCAACCATCATTGGCTCGGCTGAGCCGGCTGTAGTTGTGAAGGCCGTAGAAGAACTTGGGTTCACGGTCTTATGTGAACTATAG
- a CDS encoding energy transducer TonB produces MTEYCSWRRAFLYSGLFHLAVAICFGLVFSGNMIHRPEAEYVIDLDMVDYQQGSGQAGGGTPQPAEVQPEPEPEPETPPEPAALAPESIAVPAAAPVAAPAAAAKTSIAGSSGAGSGAGDGDGAGDGRGYGEGSGYGAGSGSSGVAGPGSGPFDFNGFANAVDANKQYPYMAVKRNMQGTVTVAVTLDADGNLVSASTVGSATRLLEQAALQAIRAVCPYPNALKAPVSFTTTVHFVLK; encoded by the coding sequence ATGACAGAATATTGCAGCTGGCGGCGGGCGTTCCTGTATTCGGGGCTTTTTCACCTGGCTGTGGCCATTTGCTTCGGACTGGTCTTTAGCGGCAATATGATCCACCGGCCGGAAGCGGAATATGTCATTGATCTCGATATGGTGGATTATCAGCAGGGCAGCGGTCAGGCGGGCGGCGGCACGCCGCAACCTGCGGAAGTCCAGCCGGAGCCGGAGCCGGAGCCGGAGACGCCGCCGGAACCGGCGGCCCTGGCGCCGGAAAGCATTGCCGTACCCGCCGCCGCCCCGGTAGCGGCGCCGGCTGCCGCTGCCAAAACCAGCATTGCCGGCAGCAGCGGGGCCGGCAGCGGGGCCGGCGACGGCGACGGGGCGGGTGACGGGCGCGGTTATGGCGAAGGCAGCGGTTACGGTGCGGGCAGCGGCAGCAGCGGCGTCGCCGGCCCCGGCAGCGGCCCCTTTGATTTCAACGGCTTCGCCAACGCGGTTGACGCCAACAAGCAGTACCCTTATATGGCGGTAAAACGCAATATGCAGGGAACGGTTACGGTAGCGGTCACACTGGATGCGGACGGCAATCTGGTAAGCGCCAGTACCGTCGGTTCGGCCACCCGCCTGCTGGAACAGGCCGCCCTGCAGGCCATACGCGCCGTATGCCCCTATCCCAATGCGCTCAAAGCGCCGGTAAGCTTTACAACCACCGTCCATTTTGTGTTAAAGTAA
- a CDS encoding ExbD/TolR family protein: MKFRNGRGISPPSFMIIPMIDIIFFLLVFFMMNSLQTTTQRALAVQLPQAARAEVPSQLPVIISVDAAGRIALDGQFVSLEGAAAQLQAQAAANPQLAVILQADKSTSHGQVVAVMDMLKGAGVKKLGIAAEKKAR; this comes from the coding sequence ATGAAATTCAGAAATGGCCGCGGTATTTCCCCACCGTCATTTATGATTATTCCCATGATCGATATTATTTTCTTTCTGCTGGTCTTTTTTATGATGAACAGCTTGCAAACGACCACCCAACGGGCGCTGGCCGTGCAGCTGCCCCAGGCGGCGCGGGCGGAGGTGCCGTCCCAGCTGCCGGTGATTATCAGCGTTGATGCAGCCGGCCGGATCGCCCTGGACGGCCAATTTGTGTCGCTTGAGGGCGCAGCCGCGCAACTGCAGGCGCAAGCAGCGGCCAATCCGCAGTTGGCAGTAATCCTGCAGGCCGATAAGTCAACCTCTCACGGCCAGGTGGTAGCGGTCATGGATATGCTTAAAGGGGCCGGCGTAAAAAAACTGGGTATTGCCGCGGAAAAGAAAGCAAGGTGA
- a CDS encoding IS1634 family transposase, which yields MRLKVSRSKNSASLYVTKTVYVDKKEKTITVEKLGTEKELREKLNGQDPYVWAKAYIDKLTKKEKEAAGHIFIKRSQSKLIPKGDQVSFNGGYLFLQQLYHDLNLHHICRSISERYKFSFPLDSILSRLVYGRILFPASKLNTCQLSKTLLEQPDFEIQHVYRALEVIAKESDFIQAELYKNSLAVSKRNDTILYYDCTNYFFEIEQESGDKQYGPSKENRPNPIVEMGLFMDGDGIPLAFCIHSGNTNEQLTLQPLEKKILTDFSLAKFIVCTDAGLSSIDNRKFNDKKDRAFITTQSVRKLKKHLKQWALATEGWSLPQVRGAFDISQIAQSEEAKENYQNATFYKERWIKEDGLEQKLIVTFSFKYQNYQRCIRSRQIERACKLLESNPSSLKKHRQTDCKRFISRTNVTTEGEIAKNEFYTIDQEIIANEEAYDGFYAVCTNLEEDAPAITKINHKRWEIEECFRLLKSDFRARPVYLSRDDRIKAHFTTCFLALTIYRYLEKRVKENFTSTEIISQLRTMNFYCVPGEGYVPTYTRTDFTDALHETFGFRTDYEIVGTKQMKKIFKSTKKQ from the coding sequence ATGCGATTGAAAGTATCACGTTCCAAAAATTCCGCCTCCCTTTATGTCACAAAAACAGTTTATGTTGATAAAAAAGAAAAGACCATTACCGTTGAAAAGCTTGGCACGGAAAAAGAACTCCGGGAAAAGCTCAATGGGCAGGATCCTTATGTGTGGGCAAAAGCGTATATTGATAAATTAACTAAAAAGGAAAAAGAAGCAGCTGGACATATCTTTATAAAGCGATCCCAGTCCAAGCTTATCCCTAAAGGGGACCAGGTATCCTTCAATGGTGGCTATCTTTTTCTCCAACAGTTGTACCATGACTTAAACCTTCATCATATTTGCCGCTCTATTTCTGAACGCTATAAATTTTCGTTTCCCCTTGATTCGATTCTCTCAAGGCTGGTTTATGGCAGAATTCTATTTCCTGCCTCTAAGCTCAATACCTGCCAGCTTTCCAAGACGCTTCTGGAACAGCCTGATTTTGAAATCCAGCATGTTTACCGTGCTCTTGAAGTCATTGCCAAAGAATCCGATTTTATTCAAGCTGAGCTTTACAAAAATAGCCTGGCTGTCTCAAAACGCAATGATACAATTCTTTACTACGACTGTACCAACTATTTTTTTGAAATTGAGCAGGAAAGTGGCGATAAACAGTATGGCCCTTCCAAAGAAAACAGGCCCAATCCGATTGTGGAAATGGGACTGTTTATGGATGGGGATGGCATTCCCCTTGCTTTTTGCATTCACAGCGGCAACACTAATGAACAACTTACCCTACAGCCGTTAGAAAAAAAGATTCTTACGGATTTCTCTCTGGCTAAATTTATTGTTTGTACGGATGCCGGACTCTCTTCCATCGATAATCGCAAATTCAATGACAAGAAAGACCGTGCCTTTATTACCACTCAGTCTGTGAGAAAGCTGAAAAAACATCTCAAGCAGTGGGCTTTAGCTACAGAGGGCTGGTCTCTGCCTCAGGTAAGGGGAGCGTTTGATATTTCCCAAATAGCTCAGTCCGAAGAGGCCAAAGAAAACTATCAGAACGCCACCTTCTACAAGGAGCGCTGGATAAAAGAAGACGGTTTAGAGCAGAAGCTCATCGTTACTTTCTCTTTCAAATACCAAAACTACCAGCGATGTATCCGAAGCCGGCAGATAGAACGCGCCTGTAAACTGCTTGAATCAAATCCTTCCTCATTAAAAAAACACCGCCAGACTGATTGTAAGCGTTTTATCTCAAGGACAAATGTGACAACTGAAGGTGAAATTGCCAAAAATGAATTCTACACTATCGATCAGGAAATCATCGCAAACGAAGAAGCTTATGATGGCTTCTATGCCGTCTGCACAAATCTCGAAGAGGATGCTCCTGCTATTACTAAGATCAATCACAAGCGTTGGGAAATAGAAGAATGTTTTCGCCTGTTAAAATCCGATTTCAGGGCAAGACCGGTATATCTTAGCCGGGATGACCGGATTAAAGCACATTTTACAACCTGTTTTTTAGCACTAACAATCTACAGATATCTGGAAAAAAGGGTAAAAGAAAATTTTACAAGCACCGAAATCATTAGCCAGCTACGGACCATGAATTTTTATTGCGTTCCTGGAGAAGGGTATGTTCCCACTTATACCAGAACCGATTTTACCGATGCTCTACATGAGACTTTTGGCTTCCGTACCGATTATGAGATTGTAGGTACAAAGCAAATGAAAAAAATTTTTAAGTCTACAAAAAAACAATAA
- a CDS encoding TonB-dependent receptor plug domain-containing protein, with protein MNKKSRARCAVAALLTANIFALWSGGVTLAAEDTAKTRDIVVEADAAREEAKYESQSTTIITKEDIERKQAKSVEDIIFDETGVTRTVDAMGRVGVSIRGAEPRHTLILVDGQPVMGDFAKYQGAADEVMRLGTENVERIEIIRGAASAKYGADAIGGVVNIITKKAGAEPSLQFNAEGRRSRGDGDLFPYQNIFLRADTGAVGNFRLGLYGSVRDVMPVYGTTSYGGLGNGENFRNSLRYYGDIKNIGLIGSYEIDDRNKLEFNFDRINEDLERYVKHSDSGMEPRQQFKRTMDRNTYRLAYSGNNGGSTDWQVDVNYAKLNQDDLTLTSTFGESKYEGKNTLNYIDDINHNQLDIKLSANTQVNDEHLLTYGFGYTKEKGEGSRLKNAPDTYTRYIDPWDYDKNLYTKGGTGAPSSEVHDYEMARNDAGVPYYDQDYEWYGLRDENGKNIIPAYTYEDFIKYGGSSYNTRNMPDDVKENYLKFEAQLKAENPSLGSTSLAVQRYYTGVVTYNGKTFKEEFNARTNRQTVGKAEIRKENFFLQDTWQLNNDTILAPILRVDHSDLFGTNATFNMGLTHQINGNAHRRFKANLGTGYTEPGMGELYYNWEMYAGMPAGFGVGRLGYYFLGNPDLKPEKSLNFDIGIEGEHRNTAARLNVFHNRIDNYMTTYFTGYLMDFYPSETGWKWVTPPDMIYSFRNIGKAEITGAEAEVSQKFDEHWTGKLGYTYLHALNKSDPDMPRQLLDKPQHKVDIGVTYENRKGGWRSSLWGNYYINMLDSNSIANNGNYLTYDENGEVKYNFAEGGNQTYEKKTFGLWNFLVQKDLSKDSMAYFGIDNLFNHRDDDRAFQERVYKIGLNMRFGADKDSRKAAAQQTDSAATDTTAATKEAENWFIDRPFDVNKQEGVELIGDYQARWNAYAGKDKPEVRVTAVSSVGDAAKNILEKAGHGFEQRLRVGIDARIGDNTNVTILGSAGGMSGVDTAYDLAGSQGLNEQRLEKAEITQNVKKWDFTAGRLTEPLGVTGYWFGQEYDGGRAVWTNKQTQVRIGYGDFSHSTGITDSAYTHATRQVFLRAPTKAEWLGYNGSFPETWDGVFTDKSVTVDGYQGLYQKLLQTSSPEEQQQLITQYLEVVKQDDPAAYDSITSKSYTFSDVNTFAWKKVTVTNEAGELVGEYIAPVSGSVSTSEATKIPYADLFNQEVLEQTAENIWNKIEAGLETNGTASVNVSNNNSFLLSAGKYTFESTFLGYGKYTGDQVLQPMGTESVIPMDQVSASDFITLTKEEAKAMAVTSFWDTENSWKQVDSWKRTSPNSGVAVDGVAAGPSIGRLGYLILNQLAGYQRADVWQPEDDSSLPLQLLEQLGEALPVLGTVLVQDRIPAIHNAAFVQARQQLSDHLGIQAWYLRSVNDKQHSIAVANGDANDVFSFDQLANVVGVGAKWKLSDQITFSYDTGRNLTDFGRFMNGNTLYNHTAGTSDFTLAGREAGGTPRFWVARVDIGRSDTDKPGSWNAFADYKHFEHGSFFGGNGTEGVPDRYLDGIRSFTLGAGYVPAKDFLLEAFYTFDAKGTGKRDTLYGAENFKLGDYTRVQLTRRF; from the coding sequence TTGAATAAAAAAAGCAGGGCCCGCTGCGCAGTCGCCGCCTTGTTGACGGCCAATATTTTTGCCCTGTGGAGCGGGGGCGTGACACTGGCGGCCGAGGACACCGCCAAAACACGGGATATCGTCGTCGAGGCGGACGCCGCCAGGGAGGAAGCCAAATACGAATCCCAAAGCACCACCATCATCACCAAGGAGGATATTGAGCGCAAACAGGCCAAAAGCGTCGAAGACATCATCTTCGATGAAACCGGCGTAACCCGAACGGTAGACGCGATGGGACGGGTCGGCGTTTCGATCCGGGGCGCCGAACCGCGGCATACGCTGATCTTAGTGGACGGCCAGCCCGTCATGGGCGACTTTGCCAAATACCAGGGCGCGGCCGACGAGGTCATGCGGCTGGGGACGGAGAATGTGGAGCGCATCGAAATCATCCGGGGCGCGGCATCAGCGAAGTACGGCGCCGACGCGATCGGCGGGGTGGTCAATATTATCACGAAAAAAGCCGGGGCCGAACCCTCGCTGCAGTTTAATGCCGAAGGCCGGCGGAGCCGCGGCGACGGGGATCTATTCCCGTATCAGAATATCTTTCTGCGCGCCGATACAGGCGCAGTGGGAAATTTCCGTTTGGGCTTATATGGAAGTGTGCGGGATGTTATGCCGGTCTATGGGACAACGTCTTACGGCGGACTGGGCAATGGCGAGAATTTCCGGAACTCCCTGCGGTACTACGGCGATATCAAGAATATCGGCTTGATCGGCAGCTATGAGATCGATGACCGGAACAAGCTCGAATTCAATTTTGACCGGATCAATGAGGATCTGGAGCGGTATGTCAAGCATTCGGACTCCGGCATGGAGCCGCGGCAGCAGTTCAAACGGACCATGGACCGCAATACCTACCGGCTGGCTTATAGCGGGAACAATGGCGGCAGTACGGACTGGCAGGTGGATGTCAACTACGCGAAGCTGAATCAAGACGACCTTACGCTGACCTCTACCTTTGGCGAATCGAAATATGAAGGCAAGAATACGTTAAACTACATCGATGACATCAACCATAACCAGCTGGATATCAAGCTGTCGGCCAATACGCAGGTCAATGACGAGCATTTACTGACCTATGGCTTTGGCTATACCAAGGAAAAGGGGGAAGGAAGCCGGCTGAAAAATGCGCCGGACACCTATACGCGCTATATCGACCCCTGGGACTATGACAAGAACCTGTACACCAAAGGCGGCACGGGGGCGCCCTCCTCTGAAGTGCATGATTACGAGATGGCGCGCAATGATGCCGGCGTGCCCTACTATGACCAGGACTATGAATGGTATGGCCTGCGCGATGAAAATGGAAAAAACATTATTCCGGCCTATACCTATGAAGACTTTATAAAGTACGGTGGTTCCAGTTATAACACACGCAATATGCCGGATGACGTAAAAGAAAATTACTTGAAGTTTGAGGCGCAACTTAAAGCGGAAAACCCATCCTTAGGCTCTACCAGTTTAGCCGTACAAAGGTATTATACGGGCGTTGTAACCTATAATGGGAAAACGTTTAAAGAGGAATTTAACGCCAGAACGAACCGGCAGACTGTAGGGAAGGCCGAAATCAGGAAAGAGAACTTTTTTCTTCAGGATACATGGCAGCTCAATAACGATACGATCCTGGCACCGATCCTGCGCGTCGATCACAGCGACCTGTTTGGCACGAACGCGACCTTTAATATGGGGCTGACGCATCAGATCAACGGCAATGCCCACCGGCGGTTCAAGGCCAACCTTGGCACCGGTTATACCGAACCGGGCATGGGCGAACTCTACTACAACTGGGAAATGTATGCCGGCATGCCGGCCGGATTCGGCGTAGGCAGGCTGGGCTATTACTTTCTCGGCAACCCGGACCTCAAGCCGGAAAAATCCCTCAATTTCGATATCGGCATTGAAGGCGAACACCGGAACACGGCGGCCCGGCTCAATGTATTCCACAATCGCATCGATAATTACATGACAACCTACTTCACCGGCTATTTGATGGATTTTTATCCTAGCGAAACGGGTTGGAAATGGGTAACGCCGCCGGATATGATCTACAGCTTCAGGAATATCGGCAAGGCGGAAATCACCGGCGCGGAAGCCGAGGTGTCACAGAAGTTTGACGAGCACTGGACCGGGAAGCTGGGCTATACCTATCTCCATGCCTTGAATAAAAGCGATCCCGATATGCCGCGGCAGCTGCTGGACAAGCCGCAGCACAAGGTCGATATCGGCGTCACCTATGAAAACCGGAAGGGCGGCTGGCGCTCCTCCCTCTGGGGCAATTATTATATCAATATGCTGGACAGCAACAGCATTGCCAATAACGGCAATTACCTGACCTATGACGAAAACGGTGAGGTGAAATATAACTTTGCCGAAGGCGGCAACCAGACCTATGAAAAGAAAACCTTCGGTCTCTGGAATTTCCTGGTCCAAAAAGATTTGTCCAAAGACTCAATGGCCTACTTCGGCATTGACAACTTGTTTAATCATCGCGATGACGACCGGGCCTTCCAGGAACGGGTTTATAAAATTGGCCTGAATATGAGGTTCGGCGCCGACAAAGACAGCAGGAAGGCAGCGGCCCAACAAACAGACAGCGCGGCAACAGACACAACGGCAGCAACGAAGGAAGCGGAGAACTGGTTTATCGACCGGCCGTTTGACGTAAATAAACAAGAAGGCGTAGAGCTGATCGGCGACTATCAGGCCCGCTGGAATGCCTATGCCGGTAAGGATAAACCGGAAGTGCGCGTAACGGCGGTCTCCAGCGTGGGCGATGCCGCCAAGAATATCCTGGAAAAAGCAGGACATGGCTTTGAACAGCGTCTGCGTGTCGGTATTGACGCCCGCATTGGCGATAACACGAATGTCACCATTCTGGGCAGTGCCGGCGGCATGAGCGGTGTGGATACAGCTTATGATCTAGCCGGCTCCCAAGGCCTGAACGAGCAGCGGCTGGAAAAAGCGGAAATCACGCAGAATGTGAAAAAATGGGACTTCACGGCCGGCCGGCTGACGGAACCGCTGGGGGTTACGGGCTACTGGTTCGGCCAGGAATACGATGGGGGCCGGGCCGTGTGGACGAACAAGCAGACGCAGGTCCGGATCGGCTATGGCGATTTCAGCCATAGCACCGGCATTACCGATTCGGCTTATACCCATGCGACGCGGCAGGTCTTCTTGCGGGCGCCGACGAAGGCGGAATGGCTGGGCTACAATGGTTCCTTCCCGGAAACCTGGGACGGTGTTTTCACTGATAAGAGCGTTACTGTGGACGGCTATCAGGGACTGTACCAGAAACTGCTCCAAACGTCCAGCCCGGAGGAGCAGCAGCAGCTTATCACGCAATACCTGGAGGTCGTCAAACAGGATGATCCGGCAGCGTACGATTCCATTACATCTAAGAGCTATACTTTTAGTGATGTCAACACTTTTGCCTGGAAAAAAGTTACTGTTACCAATGAAGCGGGAGAACTGGTGGGCGAATACATTGCCCCGGTAAGTGGGAGTGTTTCTACTTCTGAAGCAACGAAAATTCCCTATGCAGACTTGTTTAATCAGGAAGTATTGGAACAGACTGCGGAAAATATCTGGAATAAAATCGAAGCAGGGTTGGAGACAAATGGTACAGCGTCAGTCAATGTGTCCAACAACAACTCGTTTCTGCTGTCGGCAGGAAAGTATACTTTCGAAAGCACCTTCCTGGGCTATGGCAAGTACACGGGCGATCAGGTGCTGCAGCCTATGGGCACGGAAAGTGTGATCCCCATGGATCAAGTCAGTGCCAGCGATTTTATCACCCTTACGAAGGAAGAAGCAAAGGCCATGGCCGTTACGTCCTTCTGGGATACCGAGAATTCCTGGAAACAGGTAGACTCGTGGAAACGAACTTCTCCCAACAGTGGCGTCGCTGTCGATGGGGTCGCCGCTGGCCCTTCCATAGGAAGATTGGGTTATCTTATTTTAAATCAACTGGCCGGATATCAAAGAGCGGACGTGTGGCAGCCGGAGGACGACAGTTCTCTGCCTCTGCAGTTACTGGAACAGCTGGGCGAAGCGCTCCCGGTACTGGGCACCGTCCTGGTCCAGGACCGGATCCCGGCGATCCATAATGCCGCGTTTGTCCAGGCCAGACAGCAGCTCAGCGATCATCTGGGCATTCAGGCCTGGTATCTGCGCTCGGTCAATGACAAGCAGCACAGCATCGCGGTGGCCAATGGCGATGCCAATGACGTATTCAGCTTTGACCAGCTGGCCAATGTCGTCGGCGTGGGGGCCAAGTGGAAGCTCAGTGATCAAATCACCTTCTCCTATGACACGGGACGGAACCTGACGGATTTCGGCCGGTTCATGAATGGCAACACGCTCTATAACCATACGGCGGGCACGTCGGACTTTACGCTGGCCGGCCGGGAAGCGGGCGGGACGCCGCGGTTCTGGGTAGCCCGGGTGGATATCGGCCGCAGCGACACGGACAAGCCGGGCAGCTGGAACGCCTTTGCCGATTACAAGCACTTTGAGCATGGTTCGTTCTTTGGCGGCAACGGCACCGAAGGGGTGCCGGACCGGTATCTGGACGGTATCCGCAGCTTTACGCTGGGAGCCGGCTATGTACCGGCCAAAGACTTCCTGCTGGAAGCGTTCTATACCTTTGATGCGAAAGGGACGGGAAAACGGGATACGCTGTACGGAGCAGAGAATTTCAAACTGGGCGATTATACGCGAGTGCAATTGACGCGCAGGTTCTAA
- a CDS encoding MotA/TolQ/ExbB proton channel family protein, with the protein MDGFIYLVHLFHKGGFVMYPLLICSLLAVMIAAERAYYYRRHRRDGDGLRAQIRDALAARDWDGAIAVCDAFDTVMSRTVKAGLLQARYPQAGTMTVKAAFEERMAVEVTGLKKHLDYLSAIVTVAPLLGLLGTVIGMIGSFSVMDGSGGGAAAISGGVGEALVATAAGLCVAILAFVIHTFFSHQFDTVLTATEDLCFSVLEHKRREAA; encoded by the coding sequence GTGGACGGATTTATCTATTTGGTTCATTTATTTCACAAAGGCGGTTTTGTCATGTATCCCCTGTTAATTTGTTCGTTGCTGGCGGTGATGATCGCCGCCGAACGGGCGTATTACTACCGCCGCCACCGGCGGGACGGCGACGGGCTGAGAGCGCAGATCCGCGATGCTCTGGCGGCCCGGGACTGGGACGGGGCCATCGCCGTCTGCGATGCCTTCGATACGGTCATGAGCCGGACGGTAAAAGCCGGCCTGCTGCAGGCCCGCTACCCCCAGGCTGGCACAATGACGGTAAAGGCGGCGTTTGAAGAACGGATGGCGGTAGAGGTAACCGGCCTGAAAAAGCATCTTGACTACCTGAGCGCTATCGTTACCGTTGCCCCGTTGCTCGGCTTGCTCGGCACGGTTATCGGCATGATCGGCTCCTTCAGCGTCATGGACGGCTCCGGCGGCGGCGCGGCGGCTATCAGCGGCGGGGTCGGGGAAGCGCTGGTGGCGACGGCGGCTGGCCTGTGCGTGGCCATACTGGCGTTTGTCATCCATACTTTCTTTTCCCATCAATTCGATACGGTCCTGACCGCCACGGAGGACCTGTGCTTCTCCGTGTTAGAACACAAGCGGAGGGAAGCGGCATGA